From the Cryptosporidium parvum Iowa II chromosome 2, whole genome shotgun sequence genome, one window contains:
- a CDS encoding RRM domain containing protein gives YYLLILLFLKDQLIRHFEKFGNVENCQYIQVMNFAIITFSEKGVTDNALRSPHVIMGREVNCRLYCDKLEDLAGENSQGTMFRTEKIFVGNLPTTCSQDILRKYFEQFGQISDCVMMCDKKSGIGRGFGFVTFTSTSVVDEIIRAYDEHYIDGQWVEVKRASPENALRGGNMSCNGISSLNATNLSTREKNNTSLLIKS, from the exons tattatttattaattttattattcttaaaagACCAACTTATAAGGCactttgaaaaatttggaaatgTTGAGAATTGCCAATATATTCAAGTAATGAACTTTgctattattactttttcagaaaaagGTGTTACAGATAATGCATTAAGATCACCACACGTTATTATGGGAAGAGAGGTTAATTGCAGATTATATTGTGATAAATTGGAAGACCTTGCAGGTGAGAATTCTCAAGGTACAATGTTCAGAactgaaaaaatatttgttggAAATCTTCCTACAACTTGTTCACAAGATATTCTTAGGAAATATTTTGAACAATTTGGGCAAATAAGTGATTGTGTAATGATGTGTGATAAAAAGAGTGGTATTGGAAGAG GATTCGGATTTGTTACATTTACTAGCACAAGTGTAGTAgatgaaataattagaGCTTATGATGAACACTATATAGATGGACAATGGGTTGAAGTTAAAAGAGCAAGCCCAGAAAATGCTTTAAGAGGTGGTAATATGTCTTGCAATGGTATAAGTTCTCTTAATGCTACAAATTTATCAActagagaaaaaaataatacaagtCTTTTGATCAAAagt
- a CDS encoding vacuolar ATP synthase subunit 54kD codes for MRSTEQVKLIGKLASSEHTSTAEKRSRILSHAPHWKKYELAGALPVGSSVKLMALHNQSLLVRSQLLSSDKQLRQLVLNCLGITPDLEPAQYILTMIYELVRDDAGQYHGFVETTKGIPIFEKFMQFLERPKVDSYLSDKLLFFLSGLISHSNDGAYTKENITELIDHLFKTPENRRSLSGASQDDSSSSSIASSSNVNRMESSYSTLNGGYCSVIGALDVLGNLVKVDAYRMLVLSHPNVVEFISSNLSSSSPTSHIYKACVIVWLLSFNEETVPILVSRDLIRQIANTIIDCRSEKVVRVTLNLLKNVMNNDAAIESIIDLGLLQYLTILEYEKWLDPEIYEEIRQGQIMIDQKLKQFSNFDRYCIELEKKKFKWSFLHTEKFWLENVMNFESDEFAAIKKLAHLLKTSDDPVTLAVACFDIGEFARLYPMGKQILGKLNVKEVLMTLMTSPNREISKEALLSIQKLMLNKWNRANIGSNSGSNTTTTVKS; via the coding sequence ATGAGGTCTACAGAGCAAGTTAAGCTCATAGGTAAATTAGCATCTTCTGAGCATACCTCAACAGCAGAGAAACGATCTAGGATATTGAGTCATGCACCACACTGGAAAAAGTATGAATTAGCTGGCGCACTTCCTGTTGGTTCTTCAGTAAAATTAATGGCATTACATAATCAATCGCTTTTGGTAAGAAGCCAGTTATTAAGCTCAGACAAACAATTGCGCCAATTAGTTTTGAATTGTTTAGGCATTACGCCAGATTTAGAACCAGCTCAGTATATTCTTACTATGATTTATGAGCTTGTAAGAGATGATGCTGGGCAATATCACGGTTTTGTGGAAACTACCAAAGGAATtccaatttttgaaaagtttATGCAATTTTTAGAACGTCCCAAAGTTGATAGTTACCTTTCTGATAAACTCTTATTCTTCTTGTCTGGCTTAATTAGTCATTCCAATGATGGGGCTTACACAAAAGAGAACATTACAGAACTTATTGatcatttatttaaaacaCCAGAAAATAGAAGAAGTCTTTCAGGAGCCAGTCAAGATGATTCTTCATCATCCTCTATAGCATCAAGTTCTAATGTTAACAGAATGGAAAGTTCTTATTCTACTTTAAATGGAGGCTACTGTTCTGTTATAGGTGCATTGGATGTTCTTGGAAATTTAGTAAAAGTTGACGCTTATAGAATGCTTGTTTTATCTCATCCAAATGTTGTTGAATTCATTTCCTCAAATCTATCATCAAGCTCACCTACATCCCATATATACAAAGCATGTGTTATTGTATGGTTACTTTCTTTTAATGAAGAAACTGTTCCTATTCTAGTTTCAAGAGACCTTATTAGACAGATTGCTAATACTATTATTGATTGTAGATCTGAAAAAGTTGTTAGAGTTACTCTTAATCTACTTAAGAATGTTATGAACAATGATGCAGCTATTGAAAGTATAATTGATTTGGGATTATTACAATATCTTACTATTTTAGAATATGAAAAATGGCTAGACCCTGAAATCTACGAAGAAATTCGTCAAGGACAAATCATGATCGACCAAAAACTCAAACAGTTCTCAAATTTTGACAGATACTGCATTGAacttgaaaagaaaaaattcaagTGGTCATTTTTACATACAGAGAAGTTCTGGCTTGAAAATGTTATGAATTTTGAATCTGATGAATTTGCTGCCATTAAAAAGCTTGCACATTTATTGAAGACTTCTGATGATCCTGTTACTCTTGCTGTTGCATGTTTTGATATTGGTGAATTTGCCAGACTTTATCCAATGGGTAAACAAATTCTTGGAAAGTTAAATGTTAAAGAGGTATTAATGACTCTTATGACTTCTCCAAATCGTGAAATTTCTAAAGAGgctttattatcaatacaGAAGCTTATGCTTAATAAATGGAACCGAGCCAATATTGGCAGTAATTCTGGGTCTAATACAACAACCACAGTCAAATCCTAG
- a CDS encoding translation elongation factor 1 beta 1: MDKFGDISTDAGRKKLNDYLSTRSYMNGVSPTQDDVEALYMIMKAGGFCDFQHICRYVSHIQSFSAMERDAFPGESFKNKLKNKGCTKEKKSNDDDFDLFGDDDEDMEAAKKAMEAKKKALQDKKAKEKPASKSSLVLDIKPSSLDVDLDAVAKMIRALKIEGVEFSEGEKKVPVAFGLFKLQMGATIIDDLVNTQDIVDSIETLGMTDEQKKKFSEKDDACGDDDEEEEEEYGLVQSCEIVSFNKL, translated from the coding sequence ATGGATAAATTCGGAGACATCTCAACTGATGCAGGAAGAAAGAAGCTTAATGACTATCTTTCAACAAGATCTTATATGAATGGAGTTTCACCAACACAAGATGATGTAGAAGCATTATATATGATAATGAAGGCTGGTGGATTCTGTGATTTCCAACACATTTGCAGATATGTATCTCATATTCAAAGCTTTAGTGCTATGGAAAGAGATGCATTCCCAGGTGaatcattcaaaaataaactAAAGAATAAGGGATGTACTAAGGAAAAGAAGTCAAACGATGATGACTTTGACTTATTTggagatgatgatgaagatatgGAAGCAGCCAAGAAAGCTATGGAAGCAAAGAAGAAGGCATTACAAGATAAGAAAGCAAAAGAAAAACCAGCAAGCAAATCTTCTCTTGTTTTGGATATCAAGCCATCATCATTAGATGTTGACTTAGATGCTGTGGCTAAAATGATCAGAGCATTAAAAATTGAAGGTGTTGAATTCTCAGAGGGTGAAAAGAAAGTTCCTGTAGCTTTTGGTCTTTTCAAATTACAAATGGGTGCAACTATTATTGATGATTTAGTCAATACTCAAGACATTGTTGATTCAATTGAGACTCTCGGTATGACTGATGAACAAAAGAAGAAGTTCTCTGAGAAGGATGATGCATGTggtgatgatgatgaagaagaagaggaagagtATGGACTTGTCCAATCTTGTGAGATTGTCAGTTTCAATAAGCTTTAA
- a CDS encoding Myb domain containing protein has translation MLNYTVGSDNLENGMICYYGEDEVIGGYPKRKFEEDTEEGFEKGNRKKRYILGQNVGKWTDEEHNRFVLALKKFGRNWTLVQQEVKTRTLVQIRSHAQKYFLKKVRGIAPSTLTMDSKLISTASDGIVPTWLLQDDSNFANKTSINASSNINPNNTMVNNNGMSNSGKSSNSIGGMNLYIYNESSNPDLSIIDEPINLVNVCNSNNLETSNNNCNNNNNNNNNNNNNNNNHNDSSCINDNINNNITGNCNSMDNSNLVISGGMIGGMNILGNPILESGLSPDIRYNNYMGNSLLVDDQRDQCIYHDYRTGLIDLKTDVTPRLDYSPQGGGGGGLIPKQIVNDCIFDEPYSDKRVSVDSTSLVSTAVSSPASISPEKNYIPASSMGLDMLLMPPTVEMEQNDSNHQNSFQKGSNGYSNNKTCNTNNNNPRCNTQNITSNGNTNNNTLREDNLGIIPESLSYGLNYNFEDNENIINPSISLSNCDVPWPLTGGDQFLHFNESDNAISSSPSASSSISYLDLDSSSEAKHYSTRVSASPNKQQYDMGNTFSDFVYCGDSLGVDLLNVYTNLRDSSSPIIDNADVTEFI, from the coding sequence ATGTTGAACTATACGGTAGGATCTgataatttagaaaatggTATGATCTGCTACTATGGAGAAGATGAGGTAATTGGTGGGTACCCAAAAAGAAAGTTTGAAGAAGATACTGAAGAAGGATTTGAAAAAGGaaatagaaagaaaaggTATATATTGGGCCAAAATGTGGGAAAATGGACTGATGAAGAACATAATAGATTTGTATTAgcattgaaaaaatttggAAGGAATTGGACTCTAGTACAACAAGAGGTTAAAACTCGTACTCTTGTCCAGATTAGATCTCATGCTCAAAAatactttttaaaaaagGTTAGAGGGATTGCACCATCAACTTTGACAATGGATTCTAAGCTAATTTCTACAGCTTCTGATGGAATTGTTCCAACATGGCTTCTTCAAGATGATTCTAATTTTGCTAATAAAACCTCAATCAATGCAAGTAGTAACATCAACCCAAATAATACAATGgtcaataataatggaatgAGTAATTCTGGGAAAAGCTCAAATAGTATTGGAGGTATGAatctatatatatataacgAAAGCTCAAATCCAGATTTGTCTATAATTGATGAACCAATTAACTTAGTAAATGTTTGTAACAGCAATAATTTGGAgacttcaaataataattgcaacaataataataataataataataataataataataataataataatcacAATGACAGTAGCTGTATAAAcgataatattaataacaatataaCTGGGAACTGTAATAGTATGGATAACTCAAATCTGGTAATATCTGGTGGAATGATTGGTGGTATGAACATTCTTGGAAACCCTATTTTAGAATCGGGGCTTTCTCCAGATATAAGATATAATAACTATATGGGTAATAGTTTATTGGTTGATGACCAGAGAGACCAGTGTATTTATCACGACTATAGAACAGGTTTAATAGATCTTAAGACTGATGTAACGCCTAGGCTTGACTATAGTCCTCAGGGAGGGGGAGGGGGAGGCTTAATCCCTAAACAAATTGTTAATGACTGTATTTTTGATGAACCTTACAGTGATAAACGTGTTTCTGTAGATTCTACAAGTTTGGTATCAACAGCAGTTTCTAGCCCTGCCTCCATTAGTCCAGAAAAGAATTACATTCCTGCCTCATCAATGGGATTGGATATGCTACTTATGCCTCCCACGGTGGAAATGGAGCAGAATGATAGCAACCATCagaattcttttcaaaagGGTTCCAATGGATATTCAAATAACAAAACATGCAATACTAACAATAATAACCCACGTTGTAACACTCAAAATATTACAAGTAATGGAaataccaataataatacattgAGAGAGGACAACTTAGGAATAATTCCGGAATCTTTAAGCTATGGACTCAACTATAACTTTGAAGACAATGAAAACATTATTAATCCTTCCATATCTTTGTCAAACTGCGATGTGCCTTGGCCATTAACAGGAGGTGaccaatttcttcatttcaACGAGAGTGACAATGCTATCTCATCTTCTCCCTCAGCCTCTTCTTCAATCTCTTATTTAGACCTGGACTCATCATCTGAAGCTAAACATTATTCAACAAGAGTATCAGCAAGCCCAAATAAACAACAATATGACATGGGAAATACGTTCTCTGACTTTGTTTATTGTGGGGACTCCCTTGGAGTTGACCTCTTAAATGTATACACCAATTTGAGAGACTCTTCAAGTCCTATCATAGATAATGCTGATGTCActgaatttatttaa
- a CDS encoding deoxyhypusine synthase: MHSLGNSGDIPDMAKNSVLLHSEPIDDNSRKVLGPSKNKFTDITIKEYCKDIKKMGFQATNIGRAIDEINKMLSWRLSDENIEPDEVEPYNDLEYRKNVKCTIWLSFTSNMISSGLREIFVYLAKNKLIDVIVTSAGGIEEDFIKVLGSTFLGEFNLKGSELRNKGWNRIGNLLVPNQNYVDFEEWIQPLFDEMLEMQNKDSINWTPSKMIHFLGEKINHDESLYYWCYKNNIPVFCPGITDGSLGDNLFFHSYRNPGLKVDVVEDIRRINDIALNIKKSGIIILGGGIPKHHTCNANLMRNGADYAVYISSATEFDGSDSGASPDEAVSWGKIKAESTPVKVFGDATIIFPLIFYSTFLDT, translated from the exons ATGCATTCTTTAGGGAATTCTGGAGATATTCCAGATATGGCTAAAAATAGCGTGCTATTACATAGCGAACCAATTGATGATAATAGTAGGAAAGTGTTGGGTCCgtctaaaaataaatttacaGATATTACAATCAAAGAATACTGTAAggatattaaaaagatgGGATTTCAAGCTACAAATATTGGAAGAGCAATTGATGAGATTAATAAAATGTTAAGTTGGCGTTTATcagatgaaaatattgaaccAGATGAAGTAGAACCATATAATGATTTagaatatagaaaaaatgTGAAATGTACAATTTGGTTAAGTTTTACATCAAATATGATTTCATCAGGACTTCGTGAGatatttgtatatttaGCAAAGAATAAGTTGATTGATGTAATTGTGACATCAGCTGGTGGCATTGAGGAGGATTTTATTAAGGTTTTAGGGAGTACATTTCTTGGTGAATTTAATCTTAAAGGTAGTGAACTTAGAAATAAAGGTTGGAATCGAATTGGAAATCTACTAGTTccaaatcaaaattatgTAGATTTTGAGGAATGGATCCAGCCTCTATTTGATGAAATGCTTGAAATGCAAAATAAAGATTCCATAAACTGGACACCTTCAAAAATGATCCATTTTCTGGGTGAGAAAATTAATCATGATGAATCACTCTATTATTGGTGctacaaaaataatataccAGTTTTCTGTCCAGGAATTACTGATGGATCATTAGGTGATAACTTATTTTTCCACTCATATAGGAACCCA GGTCTCAAAGTTGATGTTGTTGAAGatattagaagaattaatgatatcgctcttaatattaaaaagagtGGAATCATTATTCTTGGAGGAGGAATTCCTAAACACCATACTTGTAATGCAAATTTAATGAGAAATGGGGCTGACTATGCTGTTTACATATCAAGTGCAACTGAATTTGATGGTTCTGATTCTGGAGCTTCTCCTGATGAAGCTGTCAGCTGGGGAAAAATCAAAGCTGAAAGCACACCTGTAAAGGTTTTCGGAGATGCAACAATTATTTTCCCgcttattttttattctaCTTTTCTTGATACATAG
- a CDS encoding fatty acid binding protein, whose product MEQFLQKIGVGMLKRKVINKGSYTLKVEISNEKLLVIKIEPFFGPTQILNWDLSGEIFIEKNPEVGIWRNRVEFIEFKHEKTNNQLVTAICMTRESENLPGKVIETRWTQPGDENTKIKFIRYR is encoded by the coding sequence ATGGAGCAGTTCTTACAGAAAATTGGTGTTGGAAtgttaaaaagaaaagtaattaataaaggCAGCTACACCTTAAAAGTTGAAATAtctaatgaaaaattaCTTGTTATTAAGATAGAGCCATTTTTTGGACCTACACAAATTCTGAACTGGGATTTGTCAGGTGAAATTTTTATAGAAAAGAACCCTGAGGTGGGAATATGGAGAAATAGAGTTGagtttattgaatttaaacaTGAAAAAACCAATAATCAACTTGTTACTGCAATTTGTATGACTCGTGAAAGTGAAAATCTACCTGGTAAAGTTATTGAAACAAGATGGACACAACCTGGGGATGAAAATACTAAAATTAAGTTTATTAGATACAGGTAA
- a CDS encoding protein with signal peptide, ER retention motif and 4x EF hands — MKSLKLVLTTFLVLTLSLLAGFVFGTNENPNFLRLVSDKKMYDEWLKTMTVSEEIILERFGSLLEIIDLDKNGLLEKDELIKWIKFVSERSSLKEVEAEFRILDKNKDGKLSNEEFINHFVSEKDESSNKEITELNNFYRELFKEVDTDKDGYLTVGEYYYLTNYYSLSKELFVKINSFLSQNDKNGDGIIDIEEIKQIQKDNAEVITNDSGKLVVFGVDVSGEKELSVKKIIFLLRSQEIQDAITEAYNQLIDVYNTRKDAKPEDSKSSSIPIDFVRSNYVIYIQSILTDYGDVFKYPHDIFVGVDNKDYDLSKEKCTELFGENEKFSEKSDEENEFDTDEFDTDDNNPNDDVEISDDMIQKLISLMGNSGLGDMDDKGGSMFDVFASKAEGAEGGDLAGMEEILKMLQSLIGSKMGENDHIPDENETLIPDHEDNQEFPSLEARDEL, encoded by the coding sequence atgaagTCTTTAAAATTAGTATTAACAACATTTTTAGTGTTAACATTATCTCTCCTTGCAGGGTTCGTATTTGGGACTAATGAAAACCCTAATTTTTTGAGGCTTGTTTCAGATAAAAAGATGTATGATGAATGGCTCAAAACAATGACAGTAAGCGAGGAGATAATTTTGGAAAGATTTGGAAGCCTTCTTGAGATTATTGACTTAGACAAAAATGGGCTTTTAGAAAAGGATGAACTGATTAAGTGGATAAAATTTGTATCAGAAAGATCAAGTTTAAAAGAAGTTGAAGCAGAATTTAGAATTTTGGACAAGAATAAAGATGgtaaattatcaaatgaagaatttatcAACCATTTTGTGTCTGAGAAAGATGAAAGTTcgaataaagaaataacaGAGCTGAATAACTTTTACCGTGAATTATTCAAGGAAGTAGATACTGATAAAGATGGATATTTAACAGTTGGagaatattactatttgaCAAATTACTATAGCTTATCAAAGGAATTATTTGTTAAGATAAATAGCTTTTTATCTCAGAATGATAAGAATGGTGATggaattattgatattgaagaaattaaacaGATTCAAAAGGATAATGCTGAAGTTATTACAAATGACTCTGGTAAACTTGTTGTCTTTGGAGTTGATGTGTCTGGTGAGAAAGAGCTTTCTGTTAAGAAGAttatctttttattaagaTCCCAAGAGATACAAGATGCAATCACAGAAGCATATAACCAGTTGATAGATGTATATAATACTAGAAAAGATGCAAAACCAGAGGATTCTAAGTCTTCTTCAATCCCTATAGATTTTGTAAGATCCAATTACGtcatttatattcaatcaATATTAACAGATTATGGAGATGTTTTCAAATATCCACACGATATTTTTGTTGGGGTTGATAACAAGGATTATGACttatcaaaagaaaaatgcACAGAATTATTTGGTGAAAATGAGAAATTTTCTGAAAAGTCcgatgaagaaaatgaattcgACACTGATGAATTTGACACTGATGATAATAATCCTAATGACGATGTTGAGATCTCAGATGATATGATTCAAAAgcttatttctttaatggGCAATTCTGGACTTGGTGATATGGATGATAAAGGTGGTAGTATGTTTGATGTATTTGCTAGTAAGGCAGAAGGAGCAGAAGGTGGTGATCTAGCAGGTATGGAGGAGATTCTTAAAATGTTACAATCACTTATCGGCTCGAAAATGGGAGAGAATGACCATATTCctgatgaaaatgaaactTTAATTCCAGATCATGAAGATAATCAAGAATTTCCTTCGTTAGAAGCTAGAGATGAGTTataa